In Blautia sp. SC05B48, a single genomic region encodes these proteins:
- a CDS encoding B12-binding domain-containing radical SAM protein: MKILLAACNAKYIHSNLAVYNLKSCSGEYSSRVVVKEYTINQIRDDILKDIYLEQPDVICFSCYIWNISFVRELVPDLKKILPQVEFWAGGPEVSYDAVEFLKKNPAFFGVMVGEGEETFHELAGYYIERKPETLSEIRGVAFRDENKDRNIVHTGWRELMDLSKVPFAYSNLTEFKNRIIYYESSRGCPFSCSYCLSSIDKKLRFRDIELVKKELQFFIDNKVPQVKFVDRTFNCKHDHAMEIWRYITEHDNGITNFHFEISADLLRAEELALMKTMRPGLIQLEIGVQSTNPQTIKAIRRTMDFEKLKRIVEQIHSFGNIHQHLDLIAGLPYEGYDSFHKSFCDVYTLHPEQFQLGFLKVLKGSHMMEMTGEYQILYKDREPYEVLSTAWLTYEEILRLKMVESMVEVYYNSGQFKNTLVFLEKYFDDPFRMYEALGRFYEKKGYSEISHSRMRRYEILMEFAGEQKEIPPEALSDVMLLDLYLRENLKSRPSFASDQKPYERQIWDYRKAKKIPKTAHIEVFRDGKRLLFDYTDRDPLTNNAQLTDITDEVNNNYGNV, encoded by the coding sequence TTGAAAATCTTACTTGCAGCATGCAATGCAAAATATATCCATTCCAATCTTGCGGTATATAACTTGAAATCCTGTTCCGGAGAATACAGCTCCAGGGTTGTGGTCAAAGAGTACACGATCAATCAGATCAGGGATGACATTTTAAAAGATATTTATCTGGAGCAGCCGGATGTGATCTGCTTTTCCTGCTATATCTGGAATATTTCCTTTGTCAGGGAACTAGTGCCGGATCTTAAGAAAATTCTTCCACAGGTGGAATTTTGGGCAGGAGGCCCGGAGGTATCCTACGATGCGGTGGAATTTCTGAAAAAGAATCCTGCGTTTTTTGGAGTGATGGTGGGAGAAGGAGAGGAAACCTTCCATGAACTGGCAGGTTATTATATAGAAAGAAAACCGGAAACTTTGAGCGAGATCCGTGGAGTGGCTTTTCGTGATGAAAACAAAGACAGGAATATTGTACACACGGGCTGGCGGGAATTGATGGATCTAAGTAAAGTTCCGTTTGCATACAGCAATCTTACAGAGTTTAAAAACCGCATTATTTATTATGAGAGCAGCAGGGGATGCCCCTTTTCCTGCAGCTATTGCCTTTCTTCCATAGATAAGAAGCTTCGGTTCCGTGATATTGAGCTTGTAAAAAAGGAATTGCAGTTTTTTATTGATAATAAAGTTCCTCAGGTCAAATTTGTGGATCGTACTTTCAACTGCAAGCATGACCATGCCATGGAGATCTGGAGGTATATTACGGAGCATGACAACGGGATCACCAATTTTCACTTTGAAATTTCAGCAGATCTTCTCCGTGCGGAGGAGCTGGCGCTGATGAAAACCATGCGTCCGGGTCTGATCCAGCTGGAGATTGGTGTACAGTCTACCAATCCTCAGACCATCAAAGCCATTCGGAGAACCATGGATTTTGAAAAGCTGAAAAGGATTGTAGAGCAGATCCACAGCTTTGGAAATATCCACCAGCATCTGGATCTGATCGCAGGACTTCCCTATGAGGGCTATGATAGCTTCCACAAGTCCTTCTGCGATGTTTACACACTGCATCCGGAACAGTTTCAGCTTGGTTTTCTGAAGGTGCTGAAGGGATCACACATGATGGAAATGACAGGGGAATATCAGATTCTTTATAAGGATCGGGAACCCTATGAGGTACTTTCCACAGCCTGGCTGACCTACGAGGAGATTTTAAGGCTGAAAATGGTGGAAAGTATGGTGGAAGTGTATTATAATAGTGGGCAGTTCAAAAATACCCTTGTATTTCTGGAGAAGTATTTTGACGATCCTTTCCGGATGTATGAGGCACTTGGCAGATTTTATGAGAAAAAAGGTTACTCGGAGATCTCTCATTCCAGAATGAGGCGCTATGAGATTCTTATGGAGTTTGCCGGAGAACAGAAAGAGATCCCGCCGGAAGCACTTTCCGATGTAATGCTCCTCGATCTGTATCTTCGAGAGAATTTAAAGAGCAGGCCATCCTTTGCTTCAGACCAGAAGCCGTATGAGCGGCAGATCTGGGATTACCGGAAAGCAAAAAAAATCCCGAAAACCGCCCATATCGAGGTGTTCCGGGATGGAAAGAGGCTTCTTTTTGATTATACAGACAGGGATCCTTTGACCAACAATGCACAATTAACGGATATTACAGATGAGGTGAATAATAATTATGGGAATGTTTGA